The following proteins are encoded in a genomic region of Nicotiana sylvestris chromosome 4, ASM39365v2, whole genome shotgun sequence:
- the LOC138889414 gene encoding uncharacterized protein, producing MSNPQDHPGTPPPPSPLNSSSSTPPSVSPKPRFRRQKMPAQKTVASGALRKVLNERLKASQVKESSAPKSDSCIESEYFQSATEGDGHKPSDSKKTQESPSEVSSSVVENLETRFVLVGPIRDVELPEMSRSGGKKKSKKEKEREGACDKKRKKGKGAVLAIYGVAQDRLDESGMKSGGSGSGKQLRETLVDLLKKVGASYDPKKCNATTLKAPNVPKPSKKRKASSPTPTAFSVPRGRATGSRVKQSEADLQKALEESTKRKKDKGKGKVAESSEAIEEEDIELVHQERAAEPTLAKRTRSVVKAKQTKVFDDDDWSGEEEEEDDESEKEHDKLAIFGRRKVLKGKLLKDLVEPGMMRLVDSLVAQG from the exons ATGTCTAACCCACAAGATCATCCTGGCactcctccaccaccatctccCTTAAATTCATCCTCATCTACTCCACCCAGTGTATctccaaaacctaggtttcgAAGGCAGAAAATGCCTGCTCAAAAAACTGTAGCATCTGGGGCTCTGAGGAAGGTTttaaatgaaaggttgaaagctagccaagtgaaagAAAGCTCAGCTCCAAAGTCTGATTCTTGCATTGAGTCTGAATACTTTCAATCCGCCACTGAAGGAGATGGACATAAGCCTTCTGACTCTAAAAAGACTCAAGAATCTCCTTCTGAGGTAAGTTCTTCTGTGGTTGAAAAtttagaaactaggtttgttctggttggaccCATTAGGGATGTTGAGTTGCCTGAGATgagtaggagtggaggtaaaaagaagtctaaaaaagaaaaagagagagagggtgcatgtgacaaaaaaaggaaaaaagggaagGGAGCAGTTCTTGCTATATATGGGGTTGCACAAGATAGGTTAGATgagagtggcatgaagtcagggggaagtggttctgggaagcagctgaggg AAACCTTGGTTGACCTactgaaaaaggttggggcaagttatgacccaaagaaaTGCAATGCTACTACACTAAAAgccccaaatgttcccaaaccATCCAAGAAAAGAAAAGCCTCATCCCCAACACCTACTGCCTTTTCAGTGCCTAGGGGTAGAGCTACAGGAAGCAGGGTAAAACAGAGTGAAGCTGATCTACAAAAGGCTTTAGAAGAAAgcactaaaaggaaaaaggataagggaaagggaaaggttgCAGAATCCTCAGAGGCTATTGAGGAAGAAGATATAGAACTGGTCCATCAAGAGAGGg CTGCTGAACCcacactagccaagaggacaagatctgtAGTGAAAGCTAAACAAACCAAAGTTTTTGATGATGATgattggagtggagaagaagaagaagaagatgatgaatctGAGAAGGAACATGATAAGCTTGCCATTTTTGGCAGAAGAAAAGTTTTAAAAGGTAAATTGTTgaaggacctggtggaaccagggatGATGAGATTGGTAGACTCTTTGGTTGCTCAGGGATGA